In Kitasatospora gansuensis, a genomic segment contains:
- a CDS encoding cobalamin biosynthesis protein CobG, with protein MPPTPAAAEPRPGPSDRARGDACPGALRLHTADDGALARVRLPGGLLTDRQATVLAELAERLGDGALELTSRGNVQLRGLPADSGAELGSALRAAGLLPSESHERVRNIVASPLSGLDGAGHADVGAWVRELDELLCASPLAAGLAGLFLFALDDGRGDVAALDADVTLIATPGGGALLRLGRATTARRVAPGDEASAALAAAEEFLAVLGGTKAWFVRDAPELLDPGAETLPAAPGTPPPLGAFPGGLVVGTRFGRVTAAQWRQLAAAAPELRITPWRSVVLPGATGPAPDGLLTTPGTAWERATACTGAPGCAKSLADVRADAARALTRGVPGLPVHWSGCERRCGHPAGEWVDVLATGQGYRVTVHHSDGQRRDGQTSQDLTTEQMAEAVAEARRTT; from the coding sequence ATGCCACCCACGCCTGCCGCTGCCGAACCACGCCCCGGTCCGTCCGACCGGGCGCGCGGTGACGCCTGCCCGGGGGCGCTCCGTCTGCATACGGCCGACGACGGCGCCCTGGCCCGGGTCCGGCTGCCCGGCGGGTTGCTGACGGACCGTCAGGCGACGGTGCTGGCCGAACTGGCCGAGCGGCTGGGCGACGGCGCGCTGGAGCTGACCTCGCGCGGCAACGTCCAACTGCGCGGCCTGCCCGCCGATTCGGGCGCCGAGCTGGGCTCCGCGCTGCGGGCCGCCGGGCTGCTGCCGTCGGAGAGCCACGAGCGGGTCCGCAACATCGTCGCCTCCCCGCTCAGCGGGCTGGACGGTGCCGGGCACGCCGACGTCGGGGCCTGGGTGCGGGAGCTGGACGAGCTGCTGTGTGCGAGCCCGCTCGCGGCCGGATTGGCCGGACTTTTCCTGTTCGCGCTGGACGACGGACGTGGTGACGTCGCTGCGCTGGACGCCGATGTGACATTGATCGCAACGCCCGGCGGCGGCGCCCTGCTGCGGCTCGGCCGGGCCACCACCGCCCGTCGGGTGGCGCCGGGTGACGAGGCGTCGGCCGCGCTCGCCGCCGCCGAGGAGTTCCTCGCCGTGCTCGGCGGAACCAAGGCCTGGTTCGTCCGGGACGCCCCCGAGCTGCTCGATCCCGGTGCCGAAACGCTGCCCGCGGCCCCCGGCACTCCGCCTCCGCTCGGGGCCTTCCCCGGCGGCCTTGTGGTCGGCACCCGGTTCGGCCGGGTGACGGCCGCTCAGTGGCGGCAACTGGCCGCCGCCGCACCCGAGCTGCGGATCACCCCCTGGCGCAGCGTGGTGCTCCCCGGCGCCACAGGCCCCGCCCCGGACGGGCTGCTGACCACGCCGGGCACCGCCTGGGAGCGGGCCACCGCCTGCACCGGGGCGCCGGGCTGCGCCAAGTCGCTCGCCGACGTACGGGCGGACGCGGCGCGGGCGCTGACGCGCGGCGTACCCGGCCTGCCGGTGCACTGGTCCGGCTGTGAACGGCGCTGCGGGCACCCGGCGGGCGAGTGGGTGGACGTGCTGGCCACCGGGCAGGGCTACCGGGTGACGGTGCACCACAGTGACGGACAGCGCCGTGACGGACAGACTTCGCAGGACCTGACAACGGAGCAGATGGCCGAGGCGGTAGCCGAGGCCCGGAGGACCACGTGA